Within the Candidatus Binatia bacterium genome, the region TCACTCCCGTGCAGGTCGGAAAGATGCTGCCATCGGCCACGAACAAACGTTGTACATCGTGCACCTCGCCGCGCAGGTTCACCACGCTACTCTCGGGCGTGGGACCCATGCGGCAGGTACCCATCGGGTGAAAGCCGGTCGGGTTGAGTGCC harbors:
- a CDS encoding GMC family oxidoreductase, with protein sequence ALNPTGFHPMGTCRMGPTPESSVVNLRGEVHDVQRLFVADGSIFPTCTGVNPQVSIMAFATRIAQDIGAD